TGTCTTCATTACCGCTACTTAAAGGTACGAAAATAAATAAGACTACAAGCAACCAAAACCACCATTTTTTATAAAACGGCTTTTTGATTTTTCCTTTTACTTCATTGCCATCTTCATCAAACAATCTTTTCTTCGCCATTTCCATTCTCCTTTTTAACAATACAGGAAATTAAGGAGACCGCTTCCTTAATTCCCAAAATATTGTTATATTATATTTAGATAGTATTAATCGCTCACACCTACAACACATAGGCGTGAGCATTTTTTATAGATCCGCACTAAACTTTATTGCCTTGCCTAAAATGCGGGCAGGGTTATCTTTCGTGATTATATAAGGCGGGTAAACTGGATTATCAGCTACTAGCATTACTATATCGCCTTGGCGTTTAACTCTTTTTAGGGTTGTTTCTTCATCTCCGTTGACTAATACCGCTGCAATTTCTCCGTCTTCAACGTCCGATTGCTCTCTTATCATCACAAAACTGTTTTCTGGAATTGTGGGCGTCATGCTATCGCCACGTGTTTTTAGATAAAAGATATTACCTGTTGGTAGTAAATCGGCTATTTCTTCTCTATATTCTTCAATATTCTCTTCAGCTAATATTGGTTCGCCACACGTTATTAATCCTAAGACAGGGACTTTAATTAGGTTGGATACTCTTTGCATTACTCCTGTCTGTTCTTCCGTTATGCGAGAGCGAGGAAC
This genomic interval from Jeotgalibaca porci contains the following:
- a CDS encoding LexA family transcriptional regulator; the encoded protein is MKNHNPKEILSNNLNELISKKRKSQADVIRDLGIPEATIRSWFNGEKYPRIDKIQMLADYFNVPRSRITEEQTGVMQRVSNLIKVPVLGLITCGEPILAEENIEEYREEIADLLPTGNIFYLKTRGDSMTPTIPENSFVMIREQSDVEDGEIAAVLVNGDEETTLKRVKRQGDIVMLVADNPVYPPYIITKDNPARILGKAIKFSADL